In Hyphomicrobium denitrificans ATCC 51888, the DNA window AACGGAGCTGAAGAGGCCCCATTTCATCCAGCGTTCGGACCGTCCCGACGAGACGTGCAGCCATCCTAGAGTTCGCTCGAATGTTTGCGCGATGCCGCGCACAGCGAAGATGCAAAGGATCGTGCCGGCGGGCGCCCATCTTTCGCCGAGGAGGATGACGATGAAGTCGGTGCCTGCAACGGCAAGCAATGCGAAAATCAGCGCCGTTACGAAGCTGAGCGTCGATAGTGCGGTCGTCCAGGACTGGCGGAATTCGTTCAGGCTATTGCGGAGCTTGCTCAAGCTCGAGACGGCGATCGGGTGCAGGGGATCGGCCAGCAGGCCGAGGACGTTGCCGTAAAACAGCAGAGCGTTTTGATAGTATCCGAGCGCGGACGCACCATAGAAATATCCGAGCGCAATCCGGTCGGCGGATTTCGCAAGATTGTCCGTCACGAGAAAGCCGGTGACGCCCATCCCGAACCGGAGCGATTTTTTGACTTCCGGCGAATAGTGCGGCCGCATCGGCAACCAGCGGCAGCTGAACCAAACGCCGATTGCCGTGACGCAGATAGCGCAGACGGTTTTGGTCAGCAGCGCCCAATAGCCCCAGCCCGTGAGCGCCATCGCGATGCTCAGCACGCTACTGATGACGTTGGCGCAGATATCGATCGCCGCGAGGCTTCTGAACTGCATCGCTCTGCGTAGGAGCGCCGAATGCTGGATCGTCAAGCCGGAGGCGATGAACGTGATCGACGTGAAAATGGCGATGCTGGTGAGTTCCGGCTCGCGGTAGAAGGTGGCCAGCGGTCCGCTCAGAGCGATGAGAATGCAGGCCAGCAGCACGCCCATCATCAGGTTGATCCAGAACAGCGTGCTGACTTCGGCGCGCGAAATGCTCGTCTTCTGGCTCGATGACTCCGACGTTCCAAGGTCGATCAGCATCGGGCCGAAGCTGGTCAGCGAAAATATGATCGCGGCAAGTCCGAAATCGTGCGGGGTGAGGAGGCGCGCCAGGATGATGATTGAAACGACCTGGGACATGAGGCCGACGCCGCGCGCGGCCACGACGATGATGCCGCTGTGAAGCGACGCACGGCCGAGCCCCGCATTGGGCACGTTTTCCTGGAAGTACTTATCTGCTCGATTGCTCAAAATAATCTTCGCCACTTGCTGGACTTGGCCGTCGAAGTCGTGCGCCGCGCCATTGTTCGCATGGGTGGCGATATCTGATTTCAAATAATTTTTGCTTGCCGTAGCATTGTGACATCCGCTTCGCGCCTGCAACGCTCATTGATAAGGGATGCTTAACCGAGGCGGCTTTGGACCCATATCTAGGCCAGAGATTGACGTTGCGTTGTTCGCTGTTCCGAGTTGACGGTTCGATAAGCTGCGTCAAACGGCCTTCATTCCTGAGAGAAAAGAACGTTCTTACTTGCAACTCGTAATATGGTGGTGACGTCTTGATGCGATCATCGTTTGGGAATTCGCAGAATGGCCCGGCCGCATTGAAATGATGCTGCGTCTACCTGAGACTGCTGACGTTTACGATAACGGTCAACTCCTCTTTCCGTGGGATCGCGCGCTGATATTGAACGGGAATCCGTTTTGTCCGTCTCGCGGTTGATCGAACGGAATCCAATTTTTAGGGCATGTGTTTGTCGCCATGACTGCTTCGCGCCGGTACCTTCTGGTTTCACCCTGCCGTGACGAGGCGGCGTATCTGCGCCGCACGCTCGACAGCGTCGCGGCGCAAACGGTGCCGCCGGCGCTTTGGATCGTCGTCGACGACGGCTCGACGGATGAAACGCCGGCGATCCTCGCGGAATATGCCCAACGCCTGCCGTACTTGCGCATCGTTCGCCGTGGCGATCGCGGTCGCCGCCGGGTTGGACCTGGCGTCATCGATGCGTTCTATGCCGGTCTCGATACGGTGCAGATCGAAGACTTCGACTACCTCTGCAAGCTCGATATGGATCTCGACTTGCCAGCTCGGTATTTCGAACTCCTCATGCAGCGGATGGAGAGCAATCCGCGCATCGGAACGACGTCCGGAAAACCGTGGTACACAGACCCGCAGAGCGGCGCGCTCGTACCGGAAATCTGCGGCGATGAAATGTCGGTCGGTATGACCAAGTTCTATCGCACCGCTTGTTTCAAGGAAATCGGCGGCTTCGTCCGGCAAGTGATGTGGGACGGTATCGATTGCCATCGGGCGCGCATGCTCGGCTGGATCGCGGAGAGCGTCGATACGGAGGATATTCGTTTCATTCATCTCCGGCCGATGGGTTCGAGCGAGAACGGCATCTGGACCGGACGGCTTCGGCACGGTTTTGGTCAGTATTTCATGGGTACCTCGCCGCTCTATTACATGGCGGTCGCGGTTTACCGGCTTCCGGTTTATCCGCGCTTGACCGGCAGCGTGGCGATGCTGTGGGGCTATCTCAGAAGCTGGCTCAAAGGCCTGCCGCGTTACGACGATACGGAATTCCGGCGTTTTCTGCGTACCTACCAGCACAACTGTCTGCGCAAGGGCAAGCGGGCGGCGACGGCCGAACTCAATGACGAGCAGGCGCACATCTGGAATGCAAGTCACCCGGTGAGCGTCGCGGGTGTTTCCAGCGCGGCTTTGTCGAAAGCAAATCATGGCGGGTTCGCAGATGGCAGCGTCCGGTAGAGTACGATTTCTCGGCATCGACTTCGACGAAGCCAGCACCGAGAGCGCGGCCGATGACATCCTCGCCGCCGGCAAGCTTCCGTTCCAATATGTCGTGACGCCGAACGTGCATCACGTGGTCAAGCTTCACGAGACGGGTGGCGATGGATTCGTTCGGTACGCCGACGCGTGGAAAGTTTATTGCGATAGCCGCGTTCTGAGCCAGCTGGCTCGTGCGTGCGGGTTGAATTTGCCGGTCGTGACGGGCAGCGACCTGACGGCGGTGCTCGTTCAGCGTGCGTCCGATCTCAACCTCAAAGTCGCGATCGTTGGGCCGAGTGCGGAAGATTGCGCCATTCTTGCCCGGCGCTATCCGGGTCTCGATATGTCTTCGTACACGCCGCCGATGGGTTTTATCAACTCGGAAGCCGAGATCAAGAAATGCATCGATTTTGTCGTGAGCCATCCGGCCGCTCTGACGTTTCTCGCGGTCGGGATGCCACAGCAGGAAATTCTGGCGCAACGCATCGCGGAGCAGGGAGAGGCGCGTGGCGTTGGCCTGTGCATCGGAGCTTCGATCGATTTCCTGACTTTAAAGCAGCAGCGCGCGCCGTTGTGGGTTCAGCGATTTGGCCTTGAGTGGATGCATCGTCTTCTCTCTGATCCGAAGCGTCTGGCGCGGCGCTATCTGATCGAGTGCCCGAGAATTTTTCCGCTGATCATCACGCATGTTCGCGATACGAGATCGCGGGGGCGGTCGCCGGCAGCGTAACGCCGCCGCGTCTTACAAAAGCAATTGCTTCAAGCGTCTTTCGCCGGTGCCGTCACGGCGGACTTCTGCGCGTGCGCCGATCGCAAGGCGGCGAAGGCGGCTTCGCGAACTTCCTTGGACGTTCGCGATTTGGACTGGATGAACGCGGCGATGTCGGTCGGGCGGACATCGCGGACGAGTGTTGCGATGGTATCGAGATTCAGCGGCGTACTTGCCCAGCACGGCAAGCACAACGCATCATCCGACGCGAATGAGTTTGCCGGTGGTCCGCAGACGTTGTCGGCGAAGACGCCGTAAAGAACGCATTCGGAGAAATCGAGGCGGCCGGCGAGCGCCGTATACCAGGGCTTTCCGGTCACGCTCTCGATCCGCTCGAACATCTGTCGGGCGACGATGGGGTTCCACGCCAGCGGCGATGAGATGTAGTCGGGAAATGGCGGCTCTTCAGGCGGTAACCCGAGCAGCGTGTGCGCCACGCGATGCCAAATAATCTGCCGGGGCAGGCGCTCGTCAATTTGGTCCAGCTTGCGGAAGAAGCGCACGGCGCCGTCGCGCACGAATGTGTCGGCGTCGAACGGGCGGATGAATTCGACGTCGGAGTCCGCCGTCACGACTGCGTCGCAATCGGAATTGGCGACGGCGGCCAGTTTGACGATCTGTTGCTGGATCCAACCGCGCACGGGAGGATACGGCTTGCTGAGATTGACCGTGATGTTGCTGAAAGGAACGTGGACGAAATTTGATGGGAGGAATTCTGCGTCGCAGCGTATACGTGTGCGCGGACCGGCGAGACTGCTGAATAATTTGCGATCGGATTGCGGAACGATGATGTGGTGCTCGACCGTCTCTGGTGAATTTTCCAGCACTGAACGGTTCAGGGCTGCGCACAGCTCATAATCAGGCGAGAAACTTTTCGTGATCACGGCAATGCGCATAATGCCTCCCAATAGACCGCACATTTCGCATGCTAACAGGCCTGAGCAACGAATATTTTATGATAGTCTTAACTACCTACCGGGCCGTGCAGTTCATGCCAAAATATCAATCTGCCCCACTACGTTAATGATAGTGAATTGCGTTGTATTCGTGCGGTTTCTCGCCTTCTTTCGCGCTCTGTCGTGCGGTGGACATCGTACGTCTCCCGCCATTGCGAGCATGCTCTTAGCGAGCGTGATCGTGATGGGGAATACCTTTAATGTCGCTGCCCAAAATATCACCGCCGGCACATCGAAAGACCTGCCGTCCAAGGTCGGCGAAAGCGAGGCTGCGGGCATAATTCCGGCGGATCGGCGGACGACTTGGAATCCGGGTCTCAACACGGTGGGCGGTATTCCCGAGCGGACGGTCATCTATCGGACGCTCGCGCCTCGAGGCGGAACAGGCGACGACACGCCCACGATTCAGCATGCTCTCGACACCTGTCCGGCCGGGCAGGTTGTAAAGCTTGGTCCTGGGACGTTCCGGATTGAGGGGCAGGGGCTGCGTTTCAGGTCACCGGACTGCACGTTGCGAGGTTCGGGCACGGGCGCGCTCGGTACGGGGGAGGGCGGAACCCGCCTCATCAAAGCCGACCGCGACAGCAATGTGAATTTCGCCGTGCTTTACGTCGGCAATAGCGCGTCGCATTTCTCGACATCCATCAACCTCGCGGCGGATGCCGTAAAGGGCACCAACTCGGTCGTGCTGGCGAGCGCTCCGAGGGTTGTCGCGGGCGAGATCGTCTTGATCGACCAGCGGACGGATGAAGACCCGCGCGTGTGGTGGGGGCCTGAACACGATTCCCCTGGCGGGGGGTCGCGGCGGTGGTTTTCCCGGCAGGACCGCTCCTTGACGCAAATGATGGAGGTGACAGCGGTCGACGGAAACACGGTTACGTTCTCGACGCCGTTCCACATCACGTTCAAGGCTGCGTACGCCGCGCAGATGTCGCGCTATCAGGAGCCCGTCCTGCACCGCTTGGGCGTCGAGGATCTTTACGTTTACGGCGGCATGGGCGGCGACGGTCACGGAAATATTTCGGTCAACCTATGCGCCTATTGCTGGGTCAAAGGCGTTGAATCGCACTGGTCCATCGGCACGTCGATCGGCTTTTACGGCACGTTTCGCAGCGTGCTCAGAGATTCCTACGTCCACGAAACGCCGGATCCCAATCCGGGTGGCGCCGGATATCTCGTGGGGCTCAATTCCGGCGCATCCGACAATCTCATCGAGAACAACGTCATGTGGAGCGGCAATAAGGATATTGTCGTGCGGGCCACGGGCGGCGGCAATGTCATCGCATACAATTACATGGATGACGCGTACGGCGGTGGATATCCGAGCATGCCGGAAGCGGGATTGAACGCAGGTCATTACACGACGCCGCATATGGAATTGCTCGAAGGCAATTACAGCCACAACTACAAGGGCGACAGCTTCTGGGGCAATTCGATTTACATCACCGTGTTTCGCAATCATCTGTCGGGGCTTCGCGCGGCGCGGCCGCCGCTGAACGCCTACAAGGTGAATGATTATCCCTATATGGATTTTGGTGCGCGTTCGGCCGTCGATATCCAGGCCCATAGCGACAACACGAATTTGGTCGGTAACGTGCTTGGGTTCAGCGGGCAGAAGCTCCTGAGCTATAGCAGCCCGAGCTATTCCGATTCCCAAAAAGCCTGGTCCTACGAAGAACTCTCCGGCTTCACGGATGGGATTGTCAGCATGTGGCGCATCGGCTCGCTGCAAGCAGGCGGATGGACTTGGGAGCCGAAGACTTATGAAACGCAGCTTCGGGATGGCAACTGGGATTGGGTGACGCGATCGCAGCGGTGGCATGGCATTGGCGGCGCGGCAGGGTCCGGCGCCCCGAGGCCGATCCCCAACTCGCTATACCTGGCAGCAAAGCCGGATTTTTTTGGGTCCAATCCGTGGCCGTGGGTCGATCCCGCAACGGGCGCTGTTACTGCGCTTCCGGCAAAGGCCTGTCTCGAGCAAGGCAAAATGCCGACGTGCATGCAGGGCAAATGATCTGCCGGCAGTCGACCAGCGGCGATCAGACTTTAGTTATGCGGCGATGTCGATCTCAGGATGCTTGAGTGTCCGGTTCGCGCTGGTAGGCCGATGGAACGAGCGGCCCCTTCGCAGCTTGCCGGCGCGCACGCGGGCGTGCGTTTTGCCGGTAATCCGGCACGTATCGCGCCGCGACGGCGGTCGCAAGCAGGAACATCATCCAGAGCGTATCCTGTCCGTGCATCCAAACGGTCTCGAGGAAGTTCTGCAGGATGACGAAGAAGGCGAGCGTCAACAACAAGAGCGCGAGCCGTGCATTTCGTTTCGCGACATGACCGATTGCGTGCAGCGTCGTCATG includes these proteins:
- a CDS encoding lipopolysaccharide biosynthesis protein; the encoded protein is MSNRADKYFQENVPNAGLGRASLHSGIIVVAARGVGLMSQVVSIIILARLLTPHDFGLAAIIFSLTSFGPMLIDLGTSESSSQKTSISRAEVSTLFWINLMMGVLLACILIALSGPLATFYREPELTSIAIFTSITFIASGLTIQHSALLRRAMQFRSLAAIDICANVISSVLSIAMALTGWGYWALLTKTVCAICVTAIGVWFSCRWLPMRPHYSPEVKKSLRFGMGVTGFLVTDNLAKSADRIALGYFYGASALGYYQNALLFYGNVLGLLADPLHPIAVSSLSKLRNSLNEFRQSWTTALSTLSFVTALIFALLAVAGTDFIVILLGERWAPAGTILCIFAVRGIAQTFERTLGWLHVSSGRSERWMKWGLFSSVCQIAAVLAGLPFGVIGTAITGTIIVYLLFIPGLAYAGRPVGITTTDVVKAVAPQIVAGLAAIALGLLARHFVFHDFNEIVRLVLTGSLCAAVYFLIAVVLFRVTKPLTLALSVISDYTMRLSRNS
- a CDS encoding glycosyltransferase, giving the protein MTASRRYLLVSPCRDEAAYLRRTLDSVAAQTVPPALWIVVDDGSTDETPAILAEYAQRLPYLRIVRRGDRGRRRVGPGVIDAFYAGLDTVQIEDFDYLCKLDMDLDLPARYFELLMQRMESNPRIGTTSGKPWYTDPQSGALVPEICGDEMSVGMTKFYRTACFKEIGGFVRQVMWDGIDCHRARMLGWIAESVDTEDIRFIHLRPMGSSENGIWTGRLRHGFGQYFMGTSPLYYMAVAVYRLPVYPRLTGSVAMLWGYLRSWLKGLPRYDDTEFRRFLRTYQHNCLRKGKRAATAELNDEQAHIWNASHPVSVAGVSSAALSKANHGGFADGSVR
- a CDS encoding WecB/TagA/CpsF family glycosyltransferase, producing the protein MAGSQMAASGRVRFLGIDFDEASTESAADDILAAGKLPFQYVVTPNVHHVVKLHETGGDGFVRYADAWKVYCDSRVLSQLARACGLNLPVVTGSDLTAVLVQRASDLNLKVAIVGPSAEDCAILARRYPGLDMSSYTPPMGFINSEAEIKKCIDFVVSHPAALTFLAVGMPQQEILAQRIAEQGEARGVGLCIGASIDFLTLKQQRAPLWVQRFGLEWMHRLLSDPKRLARRYLIECPRIFPLIITHVRDTRSRGRSPAA
- a CDS encoding DUF6492 family protein, whose amino-acid sequence is MRIAVITKSFSPDYELCAALNRSVLENSPETVEHHIIVPQSDRKLFSSLAGPRTRIRCDAEFLPSNFVHVPFSNITVNLSKPYPPVRGWIQQQIVKLAAVANSDCDAVVTADSDVEFIRPFDADTFVRDGAVRFFRKLDQIDERLPRQIIWHRVAHTLLGLPPEEPPFPDYISSPLAWNPIVARQMFERIESVTGKPWYTALAGRLDFSECVLYGVFADNVCGPPANSFASDDALCLPCWASTPLNLDTIATLVRDVRPTDIAAFIQSKSRTSKEVREAAFAALRSAHAQKSAVTAPAKDA
- a CDS encoding right-handed parallel beta-helix repeat-containing protein; translation: MGNTFNVAAQNITAGTSKDLPSKVGESEAAGIIPADRRTTWNPGLNTVGGIPERTVIYRTLAPRGGTGDDTPTIQHALDTCPAGQVVKLGPGTFRIEGQGLRFRSPDCTLRGSGTGALGTGEGGTRLIKADRDSNVNFAVLYVGNSASHFSTSINLAADAVKGTNSVVLASAPRVVAGEIVLIDQRTDEDPRVWWGPEHDSPGGGSRRWFSRQDRSLTQMMEVTAVDGNTVTFSTPFHITFKAAYAAQMSRYQEPVLHRLGVEDLYVYGGMGGDGHGNISVNLCAYCWVKGVESHWSIGTSIGFYGTFRSVLRDSYVHETPDPNPGGAGYLVGLNSGASDNLIENNVMWSGNKDIVVRATGGGNVIAYNYMDDAYGGGYPSMPEAGLNAGHYTTPHMELLEGNYSHNYKGDSFWGNSIYITVFRNHLSGLRAARPPLNAYKVNDYPYMDFGARSAVDIQAHSDNTNLVGNVLGFSGQKLLSYSSPSYSDSQKAWSYEELSGFTDGIVSMWRIGSLQAGGWTWEPKTYETQLRDGNWDWVTRSQRWHGIGGAAGSGAPRPIPNSLYLAAKPDFFGSNPWPWVDPATGAVTALPAKACLEQGKMPTCMQGK